From one Humulus lupulus chromosome 8, drHumLupu1.1, whole genome shotgun sequence genomic stretch:
- the LOC133793854 gene encoding root meristem growth factor 10, which yields MSVTCSCILVLFLLCLALHACNARTLLGDVYDKKKSDEKFDPHHYQHFLTEGHHGENTEPNEKSTSLNMEAQISTDSSTKTQYNKDVMERPKELMKKGKGDLNGVRTSTTESDVSVSWRVPHEKRGEKQPGFNLDYSPPKTHPPSHN from the exons ATGTCAGTCACTTGCTCTTGTATTCTTGTTCTATTCCTTCTATGCCTTGCTTTGCATGCATGTAATGCCAGGACGCTTCTTGGTGATGTGTACGATAAGAAGAAATCAGATGAGAAATTTGATCCTCATCATTATCAGCACTTTTTAACAGAG GGTCATCATGGAGAGAATACAGAGCCGAACGAGAAATCAACCTCATTAAATATGGAAGCCCAAATAAGTACCGACAGTAGTACTAAGACCCAATATAATAAAGATGTTATGGAAAGACCGAAAGAGCTAATGAAGAAAGGAAAAGGTGATTTGAATGGTGTTCGAACAAGTACGACTGAGTCGGATGTTTCAGTTTCATGGCGAGTGCCTCACGAGAAACGTGGTGAAAAACAACCTGGCTTTAACTTGGACTACTCACCTCCAAAGACACACCCTCCTTCTCACAACTAA